Sequence from the Lampris incognitus isolate fLamInc1 chromosome 12, fLamInc1.hap2, whole genome shotgun sequence genome:
CAAAGAAGGGTCAGACCTTTGAGCTAGCAAAGGACCGTTAATGTGGACGTGTGTCAAAGTCCACCCACTCCGTCACACAGAAACGTTTCAATAAATAAACAATTAACCAAGAGatttaaattaaaataaatcattcttttttttttcctctctctcttcttcaccttgaaTGAGGTTTCATCATTTATCATAAAAAAAGATATTTAAAGATGCACTCTACATGCAAGACGAGGTTTTCAGAAAAACGTAGGGATGAAGGCAAAAAACAAGGTATTGGTAGGACCATGCTAGGAAATTGACgaaacaacattaaaaaaaaaaacaaaacaccaaggaTCTTTACAGATAAAGATTGATCAAATACTGTTGTTGATTTCTTGctggaaaaaaaagacaacatgGTGCAGGTTTTACATATGGCATCATCAGAATGCATAACTTCATCTTTCTATTAAGCCTGGTGACAGCTGATAGTTGTTCAAAAGAATTGTTCTTAGTTCAAATATTAACTGACCGCCTTACTGCTGTTTGCTTAAAGCCACAGAGTTTCAATTCAAAGGTCTGAACTGATCAGATCGGCCCCCAGCTCCAAAAAAATTATGGAAATCCTGGACTTAGTTTCAAAGGGAAAATGTGTTCATAAACTGAATTAACACAAGAGGGGCCTCATCAAAACACAACATTACTATGCAAAAGACACGCTACCAAACTAAAAATATACTGTGGGATGGTTGTGTATTCAGTTGTATTCGGTACAGGAATTCAGAATTCATATTATAATGACATGCAGGAGCACAATTACTTGCTGCCATGAAgaagtaccccccccccgcccccttatgACTACTGGAAAAGGTTTCTTTGATTAATATCATGCTTTTAACACCAGTATCTACAACACTGGGCGACGTATGGTAGAAAATATACTTAAGGCAAATCTTTGCAGCACTTCGTCCTTAACATTGCCACGAGAGAGGCAAAAACAATGTATTGTAATTTGAACAAATGACTGATAATAAAGATATTTCAAGAGGCTTGCTGTAAATAATGTTCTTCAAAGGCTGTACAAAGGCATGTACTCATTTGCAAACAAACAggacaagattaaaaaaaaatcatatgacCAAAATATGCCATTTTACAGGGTCTGTACCATCCATAAATTTATGATTGCATACATGGGTAAAGGACTCTTTTTTTTACTCTGCGAAACTCCATCTTACATTATGTTACATAATTCAGGAGCCGTGGGTGTCAGTGATCCACTTAAGGGACAAAACTGACCAACAAAGAAACCTCATACTGCTGCTGTCAGTTCAGGTGGAGCACAAAGAAAACATTCACCTGCtcctcttcaatttcttagcaacttGTTTAAAAATGATCCTCTCATTCTTAAGCAACTGATATTGAGATGATTTGTGACCTCACAACGGAAAGCCTTTGATATCATGCTAAATGCACATCTGCAGACCTACAAAATAAAGAGTAGAATCTAGTGCCACTGTTGTTTGTTCTCATTATCATATCAAGCTAGTTAAATATAACCTAGCTGTGTGTCAGAAGTTAAGTCTCTTTCTTGTGCTAGTCACATTGATTCCCTTGTCTTAGGGAGTATTAGTGTTGCATCAATACCATTAACACTGGTGTAACCACACACCTCCCCCAGAAAATATACAATGTCTTGCtgtgttttgggggggtggggggtggggggtgtccaTTGTTTCCTAAAGGGCTCTGTAAGATAAACTATCACATTTTCTTCCATTTTCACCATTCTCTCTCCGAGCGAGGGCCAAGGCCAGGGCTAAGGAGTCTGGTAATCCTGTTGGTTGTGTTGTCCGTGAAAAGCAATCAAAGCAGTAGCAAAATGAAGAGGTAGAGCGGGAGTAGGAGGTTGTCTATCTGGGAGGTGTAGGCCTCCAGCATGGCCACCAGTGTGATCGATCCTACAATCCAGGAATAGGTGGAGTTCAGGTTAATGCTCCCATCAAAGATGAGGAACATAGCCACAGCTATGATTTGGGCAAATACAGATGTTGCAGTCCCCTCCATGGTTTTCTTGGTGCCAGGCCAGCGAATCTCACCCATGGTGCTGCCAAACACAGATGCCACAGTGTCTCCGACTCCCACAGCCAAAACACCTGCATAAGGCACTAGGCCGCCTGCACCAGACAATATCCCTTTAGGAGCACATGGCCCAGGAAATAGCCATATTGGCAGAGACATGCCCAGGAGCAGGTAGATATGGGTCAAGATGAGAGGTCCCGAGTCCCGTTCATCCAGGAACAATGTGAGTAACTGCCTGAGGAGCTGTCCGAGTGGCTTGATACGAAAGTACCGCACATACTCCAAGAGCAAGAAAACTGCCAGGCAACCCATAGATGCAACATGGAGCAGTTGTCTATCATATATCAGTCCAGGGACATATGTCGCCACCACAATCAAGTGGAAATACTTCCTGACCACGGTTGAGGCCTGATGCTTCTTTGACCCAGACTGGCGTTGGTAGTTCTGGTGTAGCACAACACAGGTAGCCACACTAGCCAGGAACACCCAGTACCCTAGCAAGCAGAGTCTCCTCTCATTTAATGTGACAAAATCCAACAGCCACATGATGGGATGACGTCCAATGAACAAGGATAGCCATGGCATGAGGATTCCCAGACCCAGAACAGCAGTCATCATGTGGAAGAAGAGTGATGACACCCAGGTCTCAGACTCCATGAAGCAGAAGAGAAGGGCAAAGAAAACTCCCAGCAACAGTGAGCCCACAACTACCACAGGCAGGAAATAGTTCACTGGGTCACCTTTGACATCTGCCAGGCTCAAGGAGCGCTTGATGAGCTGGTTTACAATGAAGCTGATTCCTCCAACGATGAGGAGGGCCTCTCCAGGAGTGAAGCAGCGTGGGAGCAGGTATAACAAAATCAGGCTGATGTAGACGAAGATCAATAGTACTTCCAGAACCTCAATAACTTCAGAAACTGTCAGGGTTTGTTTGGTAGTGTAAAGAATTGCACTCCCTGCCATGCCAGCAATCACACAAGTGTTTGTGGGCACAGGCCTAGTGATGCCTAGAGCAATAAGGGATAGGAAAAGAGCCAATATCATGCCTGTGATGGTGACCACCATAGAGAAGCGCTCAAAGTAGACATTCCCTGAGGCAGAGCACCTTTCTCTCAATACAAGGCCCAGGAGGGGCATCACCATGGATGCGGGGACAATGCCACTATTTGCTGTTGGACGGAACTGGAATACAGCACCACCTGACCTGAGTAGGCGGTCCCATTTATGCTGTACATAGAAAGCCTGGATGATAAGGGCTATGCTGCACCAGGAGTGCTGGTTCcagaccaccatatggacacataGTACCACAGCCAAAACTACAGTGGACTCCACAAACACCGGGTTTATCTGCATGGCTGCAACGTGGAGACTGACAGAGAGGGAAAGGGGGAGATCTGGAGAGATGTTCTGTAGCAATGAAGACCCTCTTCTGTCAGTTCCTCCCTCTAGTGCACGTCATCATTTGATCGGCACGCTTCACTCGTGTATAGATCTGTTAAAGGGAAATTGAAATGAAACAGTTAGGGAACGTTAGCATGTTCTTGATGAAAATATATGATTCAGCAACAAAATTatgtaattttaaaaaaatgaaatgtaatTCAATGGGTGTAGCCAAGGCAGGGTCATCCATGTCATTCAGGTATGCTCATAGTCACTACCATATGATGTTGGGtttttttaagtttcctttattaatccacttggggaaattcagttactgcaaattaacccatcctagctgtaatctgtgtagctaggagcagtgggctgccgccttcatgctcagcccggggaccaactccggttcttttcccattgcctttgtcaggggtacagacaggagtataaaccccaacatgcacgtctttttgatggtgggggaaaccggagcacccggagaaaacacactgcagacacggggaaaacatgcaaactccacacagaggacaatgtgGGATGACGCACTCCctccccaaggttagacaaccccggggttcgaacccaggaccttcctgctgtgaggcaacagtgtttaaccactgggccactgggccGCCCAAAGTCTGAAATATCCCTTATTTGACAATCCTCCAACTGAATTAAACGTTTTCATTTACTACAGTAGGCTATAGTGTATTTGTAGCCATAGTAGGTCAAAGGCTGGCTTGCATAAAgtataaaaattaaaataaaaaggtcCACTTTTAGGGAAAAAGTCCCACCCTTTTGGTAGGCAAACTACAGCCCTAAATTTAGACATTTGTTGAAGTAAATGACATCTGTTATCAGTGAAGAATAGCAGTTGTGTTACCTTTTACCATTAATATATTGTAAAACGTCCATGAGTCATCATGGCTTGTTGTAACTGAACTTCGTTCCGCAGCACACTTTCTGGCGTGAACTACGGCCACACAAATCACTTGCACTGCTCAGTATACACCATTGAACTGACGCATAAATTAATGAACGAGACCCCAATGGAAAGGACTAACCATTCCCTCTATTTTGGCTGCAACCTTTGTTCTCGTGACTCGAAATGGGGGCGGACATATAGTTTTGAGTTTTACGTTTTGCTTTCCAAAACACCTAACAGTCATATAAAGCCGATACGAAAAGGGGTTGTTCACTATTCGTTCCCCATCGTCGTTGCCATGCTAATACGTCACGGGGCTCAGCTAGCTTTCACTAAATGGGGAAAATGCAGCCGAGCCGAGGATGCTGCGACCAAGACCAGCGTCAAACTCGCCGCAAAACCCACCCTGCTCCATAACCAGTTAGCCAAATGCCAAAGAAAGCAAAGCTACCCGGTGGACGAAATTAATCTAAACTATATCTAAATGTATACGTACCTAATAAGCGAGGTATTCTCCAAAGCGcactgtaacaaaaaaaaaaaaacattaaacgtTTCCTTTGGGCAATTATATTTCCTCTGTCAGCAGACGTTTCTCGGACCCACTAGGAGGTGGCCATATTTGAAAGCCAAGTCACGTGGTAtgaggttggttttttttttgcacaagtcGTTTTGCAATACTTTCCAACATTTTTCTTCTTGTTATGTTTAGTGATTTGTAAAAAAAACTGTATTAATAAAGATTATTTATTATCAATATAAAAAAATCACTAGTGGATGGGATCATGTGAATCCAGCAGTCACAGTATGATGGGCGACAGGATTGAATTGGGATGCAAGGCGAAACATGGTGCATCAGTttagtttattttattgtttatttgacagggacaacgcacaattgtacaattgcaccagagttagctggcagctaatttgcatctgcagtccttgggcaaacaaacaaacaacaattaatacagaagtaaaatcataaaaatacataaaaaaaactagtggacaggcagacaaagaacaatcaagacaaaataaaaacatgacaatacatcagaaaaccaatctcaaatgttataaatacatttaaaacagtggatataaatagcaatctggcctatatgacaacaacataataaatatggatttcatctattcagcaacaataaatataaatagtaatctgacctgaaacatcagtcaataacaatctgacctaaactatgacaacagctataaaaatcaatctggcctattcaTTGGCAAGAAATATAGATTACACATAGTCTACGGTCAGGTTGCCCctgggctggttccagccagaaccctcggctgctcctgactaagaaaaatatagtaacaactctgaataaaaagtaaaacaaaaaccctgagtgaaatctaaagtatgtgcaaaatattaaagcaaggacatttatttgtgattacacgtttgtgctgattttaaccaaagcttaagaCGCTTTTTAAACATCGTAAAGCTGGCTGACTCTGACATTAGGGGGAAGGGAATTCCACTTTCCCACCACTTTTACTGAAAATGCTGATTGACCAAAAGTAGTCTTCCTAAACTGTGGTACCCAATCTTCCCTTGAAGATGCTCTGGTCCTGACCCTTACAGTTCTGTCACTGTCGGGAGAGGCCAGGCATGctctcggcggggggggggggggagtccatgaataatcttgaacatctgaatacaaatttttttttatcaaaattaAGAAAATTATATTTTTTCAGGATATGGCAGTGGTGATATTCCGTTGGATTTTTTTATCCAATATTTTAAAAATCTGTTTATATAGAGAATATACTGGCTTGTGGGTGGTCACTCCTGCTTGGGACCAAGTGGTTATACAGTATGGCAAATGAGGGAGAATCATGGCATGTAGAAAAAGATTTGCGGCAGATGAAGACATTTGATGCCTGACGCtcttaaaattattcaaatttAACTTAACGTTCCTGGTTACCTTACTGACATGTTTTCTAAAAGACAAGTGCTTGTCCATTATGATGCCTAAATATTTTACATGTGTCACCGTATTAATAACTTCACCGTTTAATAAAATGTTCGGATCAACTGAATTGTTGGTCCTTGATGTAAAAAAACATGCAGACTGTTTTGCTTAAATTGAGAGTTAAGCATGAGTTTGTAAACCAATCAGACACCTCGCACATGGCAGCTGTTAATTTAGCTGCAACTTGCTCTTTTGATATTGCATGAGTGAAGATGACCGTATCGTCAGCATATATTTGAATGTTTACATCTGGACAGGCTTGTGGAAGGTCGTTTATGTATATACTAAATAAAATTAGTCCTAGTATAGACCTTTGAGGGACCCTAGCTGTACAATATGTGTTTGCTGAACACTTGTCACCAATTTTAGTACACTGTTTTCTCTTATTTAAATAGGACTCCATCCAGTCTAATGCATCAACAGAAAAgttgtgtcccatacaccgcatcaccccaggagtgctcctttattctgcctCTCCCCATGGTTGCCGATCAATGGCTTCCCCCAACAAGGTCGTTTTTGAACACACGAGTCTCAGCCACGGTTCTCAGTCAGTCAGCCAATAACATAGTCGTCTACCCAGTCCAagtcaacccccaaacaaacaatacaTCCCAACATGAACCAAACATTTGAACACATAAAATGTAATAATCCAGGGGTCAGTCCCGGGTGTCATAGGCTCTCTTTTGCCATACCCCAGAGTTGGCCTGGATCAGGTGGGGTGTAGTCGTGGACCACTTTTAGGCAATCCCTCAGTCTCTGGAGGTAGTCCATCTCTTTTCCCCTGGCAATCTCAGGCTCAGGCAGAGTCCCAAACACCAAGTCCACTGGTGTCCAGAGTTCCCGCCCAAAGGACCACAGGACCAAGGGCACGTGGCAGTCCCAATCCTGCTAATGTTTGCTGGTGAGGATGGCAAGTTGAGCGGCCAGGGTACGGTTGACCGTTACACCAGCCCATCACTTTGAGGATAGAGTGGTGTTGTGttcgtcttcttcacccccagccGCTGGCACACCTCACTGACTTGAAGTTCCGCACCTGGGCACTGTGGGGCTCGGTAGGAACTCTGACGTGGGTGAACATCTCTTCCACCAGCCTCTCCGCTGTCGTGGTGACGTTCTGATCTGGCGCCGCATAtgcctctggccactttgtgaaGTAATCCATAGCCACGAGGACATAGCGGTTGCCAGAGTCTGTGACAGGGAAAGGCCCAAGGATGTCCACCCCTACCAGCTCCATTGGGGCCCCcaccaagtactgctgcagtggggCGTGGGAGCACTGGGCTGGTCCCTTCTGGGCAGTGCAGGAGTCGCGGCAGTGTATGTGGAGCACCATGTCTCgttgacagccaggccagtagaactgccCCCGGAGtcggtggagggtcttggcacTCCCATAGTGCCTCGCTccaccgagccatggaccatctggagaacctagGGACAGAGCACATGGGACACCAATAGATAAAAGAGGTCACTCCCACGTCCAggagcttgccacctccggtACACCAACCTgatcttctgggataaataaaggtctgaatctgaatctgaatctgaaccaACCTGTCGGTGAACTCAAAGTTGCCCCACTGCGAGCGGTAGGCCTTTACATCAGGACCCAGCACTGACACGCCTACTTCAAATGTTATCAGTCAATTAAATGGCCGTTATCAGTTGTCATCAGGCGCCGCCCTGTCcccagccagcccctcaccagcacCAGGGTCACGTCTGCCTTCTGCTGCTGCCTTAGCTTCTGCATGGTCAATGGGGACCACCTCTCCTCATTGGTTGCCTGGACGGCTGCCACCATTAGCGTCACCTGGTCCCGTTCCTCTTGCCGCTGGCAGTAGCAGCACTCCGATGCTGCACAAGGGCGCCGGGAGAGCTTATCTACATTGCCATCATGTCGCCCCTTCCGATGCTGGGTTTCAAAGTCATATCCTTGACGGGTCTCCAGTCATCGGGCCATTTGACCCTCAGGGTGTTTAAAGTGCAAGAGCCAGGTGAGTGAGGCGTGGTCAGTGCAGATGAGGAAGTGGCTGCCGTGCACATACGGCCGGAAGCATTGTACCACCagaaccactgccagcagctcacaTCGGGTGATGCAATAGTTCTTTTCTGCCCAACTCAGGGTGTGACTGAAGTAAGCCATGGCACGCTCACTGTTTCCTCCCCGTTGGGAGAGGACAGCTCCGACCCCCACGTTACTGGCATCAGTGTCCATGATGAAGGACTGTTGAGTGTCGGGGTAGGCCAGGACTGGGGCTTCGGTGAGAGCCGCCTTGAGTCGGGTGAAGACTGCAGCATAGGCGCTGTCCCAGTCGAATGGCCGGCCCTTGTCGGTCAAGCGGTGCAGTGGACTGGCGATAGTGGCGAAAGcagtggagtaagtttcacttgaacattgggggggacacatttagcggggggtcagggggttctccccctggaaattttgagcatcacacatttaatttcctgcattctggtaaatttgtatgcaccaatttgctctttttctacatcaatttattgtggaaatgtcttatttatgtaaaagaaaaacaactttcagataggctagcctttAGTGACTatagtttgtagatgtacctattatgttatctcatgtaaccgaaattatcagttctagttcatttaagctaacataaatgtctaggggctactgttagcaagcgctagctagttcgtgagggggtctgaactgataaccccaaacacaagctataaactagataaggctataattcatccggaaatacgtaagaaaatctaactcagaaaccccaaaggtaagaaagggtggtgtactgggctagacaagcaagctggctagctacgttacttacacttgcttacacgatcattcatgctccggtctcctggttgtcaggagcaactgcaagacagcaacgaggtcggcaatcccagtggcaaggttaaaatggtatggtctaagcataggggtgtatgaaatcgttggaaaacaagtatgaatgacattttaagtagttcgactgttgttattttaccttttttggcgagggagttaacattatcattcatgatatattttttgggggggacaaattcacctctgctaaatattgagggggacatgtcccccctgacccccccataagttacacCTGTAAGTGGTAGTATGATGCCAGGCCCAGAAAACGTC
This genomic interval carries:
- the dolk gene encoding dolichol kinase; amino-acid sequence: MQINPVFVESTVVLAVVLCVHMVVWNQHSWCSIALIIQAFYVQHKWDRLLRSGGAVFQFRPTANSGIVPASMVMPLLGLVLRERCSASGNVYFERFSMVVTITGMILALFLSLIALGITRPVPTNTCVIAGMAGSAILYTTKQTLTVSEVIEVLEVLLIFVYISLILLYLLPRCFTPGEALLIVGGISFIVNQLIKRSLSLADVKGDPVNYFLPVVVVGSLLLGVFFALLFCFMESETWVSSLFFHMMTAVLGLGILMPWLSLFIGRHPIMWLLDFVTLNERRLCLLGYWVFLASVATCVVLHQNYQRQSGSKKHQASTVVRKYFHLIVVATYVPGLIYDRQLLHVASMGCLAVFLLLEYVRYFRIKPLGQLLRQLLTLFLDERDSGPLILTHIYLLLGMSLPIWLFPGPCAPKGILSGAGGLVPYAGVLAVGVGDTVASVFGSTMGEIRWPGTKKTMEGTATSVFAQIIAVAMFLIFDGSINLNSTYSWIVGSITLVAMLEAYTSQIDNLLLPLYLFILLLL